The proteins below are encoded in one region of Limnohabitans sp. 63ED37-2:
- a CDS encoding MFS transporter, with protein sequence MSSFTAAAEHLIDSAYAARRLLVTLALMTLGGSSMYVVAVVLPAVQAEFGVSRADASLPYTLMMIGFGVGGLFMGRWADRAGVHVPLFLGGVGTGLGFIAASLSGNIWWFALAHGLLLGLIGSSTTFAPLVADTSLWWRKRRGIAVAVCASGNYVAGAIWPPLAQYGVESVGWRSTYVALGLFCGIGMVLLSLLMRQRPPLLQTPVVGSAQALQSQRPFGLSPNNAQFLLCVAGVACCVAMAMPQVHIVAYCTDLGFGAARGAEMLSLMLASGIASRLISGAICDRIGGLRTLVLGSVLQGVALLLFLPFDGLVSLYIISALFGLFQGGIVPAYAIIVREYFPAKEAGSRVGAVIMATLLGMALGGWMSGKVFDLTGSYHAAFINGVLWNALNLSIALWLLWRVKRAAAQPA encoded by the coding sequence ATGAGCTCCTTCACTGCCGCTGCTGAACACCTGATCGACTCCGCTTACGCTGCTCGGCGTTTGCTGGTCACCCTGGCCCTGATGACCTTGGGGGGCTCGAGCATGTACGTGGTGGCCGTGGTGCTGCCAGCGGTGCAGGCCGAGTTTGGCGTCAGCCGGGCCGATGCGTCTTTGCCCTACACCTTGATGATGATCGGCTTTGGTGTCGGGGGCCTGTTCATGGGCCGCTGGGCCGACCGCGCGGGCGTGCATGTGCCTTTGTTTTTGGGCGGCGTGGGCACGGGCCTGGGTTTCATTGCAGCCAGTTTGTCGGGCAATATTTGGTGGTTTGCGCTGGCGCACGGTTTGCTGCTGGGGCTGATCGGCAGCTCCACCACCTTCGCCCCCTTAGTGGCCGACACCTCGCTGTGGTGGCGCAAGAGGCGGGGCATTGCCGTGGCGGTGTGCGCCAGTGGCAATTACGTGGCCGGGGCCATCTGGCCGCCTTTGGCCCAGTACGGTGTCGAGTCCGTGGGCTGGCGCAGCACCTATGTGGCGCTGGGCCTGTTTTGTGGCATCGGCATGGTGCTGCTCAGCTTGCTCATGCGCCAACGCCCGCCCTTGCTGCAAACCCCGGTGGTGGGCAGCGCCCAAGCCCTGCAGTCGCAGCGGCCCTTTGGCCTGAGCCCCAACAACGCGCAGTTTTTGTTGTGTGTGGCGGGCGTGGCTTGCTGCGTGGCCATGGCCATGCCGCAGGTGCACATCGTGGCGTACTGCACCGACTTGGGTTTTGGCGCGGCACGCGGTGCTGAAATGCTCTCGCTCATGCTGGCCAGCGGCATCGCCAGCCGTTTGATTTCAGGGGCCATTTGTGACCGCATTGGCGGCTTGCGCACGCTGGTGCTGGGCTCGGTCTTGCAGGGCGTGGCGCTGCTCTTGTTTTTGCCCTTTGATGGCCTGGTCTCGCTCTACATCATCTCCGCCTTGTTCGGCCTGTTTCAGGGCGGCATCGTGCCCGCCTACGCCATCATCGTGCGTGAGTACTTCCCGGCCAAAGAAGCGGGCTCACGCGTGGGTGCGGTCATCATGGCCACGTTATTGGGCATGGCTTTGGGCGGCTGGATGTCGGGCAAGGTGTTTGACCTCACCGGCTCCTACCACGCCGCTTTCATCAACGGTGTGTTGTGGAACGCTTTGAATTTGAGCATCGCCTTGTGGTTGCTCTGGCGAGTCAAGCGGGCCGCGGCGCAGCCCGCGTGA